The Prevotella fusca JCM 17724 genome includes a window with the following:
- the yidC gene encoding membrane protein insertase YidC yields the protein MDKRTITGFVLIALILFGFAWWQQPSAEQLAQQRAEFVKDSIAAAKKAQDAKLAAEKQAQQKAAVAADTTALFYSALNGKAQDITLKNSKVELTLNTKGGVVKKAVIKNYIGHDIAVKDGSKDQKNVTLFSGNDQSLNFMLAAKNSNIETKDLVFTPSNVTDSTVTFTAVAGKGKTLTLNYSLGDGYLLRMSLQAEGMNGMFAPNYNQMDINWQERCRQQERGFTFENRYATLTYKKHDSGTDYLSETSEKEETTEKDMDWVAFKNQFFSAVMISKDNFAQGAKLKSTPLEKGTHYLKQYEANMKAGFDPTGKRPSEFEFYFGPNDFRLLQSVEKESRFGKELDMERLVYLGWPLFRIINRWFTLYVFDWLSKVFPMGVVLILITLLLKLITFPMVKKSYMSSAKMRVLKPKLDEATKQFNKPEDQMQKQQAMMQKYSEYGVSPLSGCLPMLIQMPIWIAMFNFVPNAIQLRGQSFLWMDDLSTFDPIISWNQNLWLIGDHISLTCILFCGANLLYTWFTMQQQKDQMVGQQADQMKMMQWMMFAMPLFFFFMFNDYSSGLNFYYFISLFFSAAIMWTLRKTTNEEKLLEILEARRTEKKNNPSNKGGGLFARMQALQEMQQKQQEELRRRQEELNNKKKGL from the coding sequence ATGGATAAAAGAACGATCACAGGGTTTGTACTCATAGCCCTGATTCTCTTTGGTTTCGCCTGGTGGCAGCAGCCATCAGCCGAGCAACTGGCACAGCAGAGAGCTGAATTTGTAAAGGATTCTATTGCTGCAGCCAAGAAAGCACAGGATGCAAAACTCGCTGCTGAGAAGCAGGCACAGCAGAAAGCTGCCGTGGCGGCTGACACAACAGCCCTGTTCTATTCGGCATTGAACGGAAAGGCACAGGACATCACGCTGAAGAACAGTAAGGTGGAACTGACCTTGAACACCAAGGGCGGTGTCGTAAAGAAGGCTGTCATCAAGAATTACATCGGTCATGACATCGCTGTCAAGGACGGTTCAAAGGACCAGAAGAACGTTACCTTGTTCAGTGGTAACGACCAGAGTCTGAACTTTATGCTGGCTGCAAAGAACAGCAACATCGAGACGAAAGACCTTGTCTTCACACCGTCAAACGTGACTGATTCCACAGTTACGTTTACTGCCGTTGCAGGAAAGGGCAAGACCCTCACCTTGAACTATAGTCTTGGCGATGGTTATCTCCTCCGTATGTCATTGCAGGCAGAGGGTATGAACGGGATGTTTGCACCGAATTACAACCAGATGGACATCAACTGGCAGGAGCGTTGCCGTCAGCAGGAGCGTGGTTTCACGTTTGAGAACCGTTATGCTACTCTTACCTATAAGAAGCATGACAGTGGTACTGACTATCTTAGTGAAACGTCTGAGAAAGAAGAAACAACCGAGAAGGATATGGACTGGGTGGCTTTCAAGAACCAGTTTTTCTCTGCTGTGATGATTTCAAAGGATAACTTTGCGCAGGGTGCAAAGCTCAAGAGCACACCACTTGAGAAGGGAACACACTACCTCAAGCAGTATGAGGCGAATATGAAGGCGGGCTTTGACCCTACTGGCAAGCGTCCGTCAGAGTTCGAGTTCTATTTTGGTCCTAATGATTTCCGCCTGCTCCAGTCTGTAGAGAAGGAAAGCAGGTTCGGTAAAGAGCTCGACATGGAACGCCTTGTATATCTCGGCTGGCCTTTGTTCCGCATCATCAACCGCTGGTTCACGCTCTATGTATTCGACTGGTTGAGCAAGGTGTTCCCAATGGGAGTAGTGCTGATTCTCATTACCTTACTGTTGAAGCTCATCACCTTCCCGATGGTGAAGAAGAGTTATATGAGTTCAGCTAAGATGCGTGTGCTGAAGCCGAAACTGGATGAGGCTACCAAGCAGTTCAACAAACCTGAAGACCAGATGCAGAAGCAGCAGGCGATGATGCAGAAGTATTCAGAGTATGGTGTCAGCCCGTTGTCAGGCTGTCTGCCGATGCTGATACAGATGCCTATCTGGATTGCGATGTTCAACTTCGTACCGAATGCCATTCAGCTTCGTGGCCAGAGCTTCCTGTGGATGGATGACCTCAGTACTTTCGACCCTATTATTTCATGGAACCAGAATCTCTGGCTCATCGGTGACCATATCTCACTGACCTGTATCCTCTTCTGTGGTGCCAACCTGCTCTACACATGGTTCACCATGCAGCAGCAGAAGGACCAGATGGTAGGACAGCAGGCTGACCAGATGAAGATGATGCAGTGGATGATGTTTGCAATGCCGCTGTTCTTCTTCTTCATGTTCAATGATTACTCATCGGGTCTGAACTTCTACTACTTCATCTCCCTCTTCTTCTCAGCAGCCATCATGTGGACACTGCGTAAGACAACCAATGAGGAGAAACTCCTCGAGATTCTTGAGGCACGCCGCACCGAGAAGAAGAACAACCCGTCCAACAAGGGCGGCGGTCTCTTTGCCCGCATGCAGGCTTTGCAGGAGATGCAGCAGAAACAGCAGGAAGAACTCCGTCGTAGACAGGAAGAACTCAATAACAAAAAGAAAGGTCTATAA
- a CDS encoding CTP synthase — MAETKYIFVTGGVVSSLGKGIISSSIGKLLQARGYNITIQKFDPYINIDPGTLNPYEHGECYVTVDGMETDLDLGHYERFTGIKTTKANSMTTGRIYKSVIDKERRGDYLGKTIQVVPHITDEIKRNIKQLGQKYHYDFVITEIGGTIGDIESAPFLEAIRQLKWELGKRAINLHLTYVPYLKAAGELKTKPTQHSVKELQSVGIQPDVLVLRTEKHLEDDIRKKVAAFCNVDFDCVVQSEDLPSIYDVPVNMLEQGLDAAILRKCGEEVGPKPALGPWKEFLDRQRKATEEVHIGLVGKYDLQDAYKSIREGLLQAGTYNDRKTVITFINSEELTEENIGEKLKGQDGIVVCPGFGQRGIEGKIVAAHYTRTHNIPTFGICLGMQMMVIEFARNVLGYKDANSREIDEKTMHNVIDIMEEQKNITNMGGTMRLGAFECVLRQGSRTFNIYKQEHIQERHRHRYEFNNDYEKEFEKNGMMCVGRNPESDLVEIVEIPGLKWYIGTQFHPEYQSTVLQPHPLFLDFIKTSIENQKK, encoded by the coding sequence GTGGCTGAAACAAAGTATATCTTCGTTACGGGCGGCGTGGTTTCTTCACTTGGTAAAGGAATTATTTCGTCGTCAATCGGTAAGCTTCTTCAAGCAAGAGGCTACAATATTACCATTCAGAAATTTGATCCGTACATCAACATCGACCCGGGTACGCTGAACCCATACGAGCACGGCGAGTGCTACGTGACGGTGGACGGTATGGAGACCGACCTCGACCTCGGTCACTACGAACGCTTCACGGGTATCAAGACCACGAAAGCCAACTCCATGACTACGGGACGTATCTACAAGAGCGTCATTGACAAGGAGCGTCGCGGCGACTATCTGGGCAAGACTATCCAGGTTGTACCGCACATCACGGACGAAATCAAACGCAACATCAAGCAGTTGGGACAGAAGTATCACTATGACTTCGTGATAACCGAGATTGGTGGAACCATCGGCGACATCGAGTCGGCACCGTTCCTTGAGGCTATCCGCCAGTTGAAGTGGGAACTGGGCAAGCGTGCCATCAATCTTCACCTGACATACGTTCCTTATCTTAAGGCTGCGGGTGAGCTGAAGACAAAGCCTACGCAGCACAGTGTGAAGGAACTGCAGAGTGTGGGTATCCAGCCGGATGTTCTCGTGCTGCGCACGGAGAAGCATCTCGAGGATGACATCCGTAAGAAGGTGGCTGCGTTCTGTAATGTAGACTTCGACTGCGTCGTGCAGAGTGAGGACCTTCCAAGCATCTATGACGTACCTGTGAATATGCTGGAGCAGGGATTGGATGCTGCCATACTGCGCAAGTGCGGCGAGGAAGTCGGGCCTAAGCCGGCACTCGGTCCGTGGAAGGAGTTTCTCGACCGTCAGCGTAAGGCTACAGAGGAGGTGCACATCGGACTTGTGGGTAAGTACGACCTGCAGGATGCTTACAAGAGTATCCGTGAGGGACTGCTGCAGGCAGGAACCTATAACGACCGCAAGACCGTCATTACCTTCATCAATTCTGAGGAGCTGACGGAGGAGAATATCGGCGAGAAGCTCAAGGGACAGGACGGTATCGTGGTTTGTCCTGGCTTCGGTCAGCGTGGTATCGAGGGTAAGATTGTTGCTGCCCACTACACCCGCACCCACAATATCCCGACCTTCGGAATCTGTCTCGGTATGCAGATGATGGTGATAGAGTTCGCCCGTAATGTCCTTGGCTACAAGGATGCCAACTCACGTGAGATTGATGAGAAGACGATGCATAACGTCATTGATATCATGGAAGAGCAGAAGAACATCACCAACATGGGTGGTACGATGCGTCTCGGTGCCTTTGAGTGCGTGCTGCGTCAGGGCTCACGCACCTTCAATATCTACAAGCAGGAGCATATACAGGAGCGTCACCGCCACCGTTACGAGTTTAATAACGACTACGAGAAAGAGTTTGAGAAGAACGGCATGATGTGTGTCGGCCGTAATCCGGAGAGCGACTTGGTTGAGATTGTTGAGATTCCGGGCTTGAAGTGGTACATCGGAACACAGTTCCACCCGGAGTATCAGTCAACCGTACTCCAGCCGCACCCACTCTTCCTCGATTTCATAAAGACTTCAATAGAAAATCAGAAAAAATAA